ACTAAACATGCAAACGAAAAAAAAGAAACATAAAATAATGCCATATAGAAAATTTAAAGTGCTATGTAAGCTTGAAGgattatgttttaaaattgaaTAGAGTGGATACTTAAAGATAATCCTTCAAAAACGATGTGTAACAATATTTATTATCCATTTGGTTTGATAGTATATATGCATTTCTTTTTGTTCATTATTCGGCAGTTGTTAATGAGCTTCCACCAccataaaacatgaaaatctaACCGTAGTAAAGAAATTTTCAAATATAATCAAAACACATATTTTAGTGCCCAAaaaaagggttttcaaaaacGACAAATGAATCTGCAAAGGGTCTTCAACTATCGTACTGCGGACTCGTGCTAACGTTCAAATTTTAaggattttttattttattttatttttgtataaTTTTGCTTAATCTGCAATATGGTACCTGAGTCCGCAATATCCTCTCTGTGGATTGACGGTATCTTATGCAAACTAAGCGGTATAAAtttcaatatattttttttttggttttattcCAATTTTTTGTCTATGGAATGTAGATTTTGTATAGACAACGAGACAAAAAATTCCAGAATAAGAAAAAGATTTATTGAAATTTATCCTGCTTAGTTTGGAGAAGATACCACCAGCCGCACAAAGTGTACTTTAGACTAAACAAAATTACGAAAAATATCCTAAAATTCGATTGTTAAAATGAGTCTGCAGTATGAAAATCGAGTACACAGGAGGCCCTTTACGGACTCATTGGTCATTTTTTGGCACTAAAATGTTTGTGTTGgttatatttgaaaacttttctgtATGAAATAAATGTAAAATTATGCTTGTAATTTGTAAACCAGTTGCTTGAAAGGATCATAGTGGATATACCGGGTTCAAGTTTCTGAGGTGATATGTTATTATAGTTGAGGTGATATGTTATTATAGTATAGACATGAAATGCACTAAACCATAGGGCTTATGGCCCATGTATacaaaaaaaaggtttcaaaagttAAGTTCTCATATATATCAGTTGGTATTATACCAGCTTACCAAGGATACACTCATACacatatatacaaaaaaatacattAAGCCCGGCCCATTTATACATTAAGCCCGGGTTCAAGAGTTTGTTATACATTAACCCAAATCTTAAAGAGAGCCGTGAGATTTTAGAACTTGtgcaatttaataaaaaaaaaaaaatagcccTTAAAACTTAAAGGTCTAAAAATTTAAGCAACACAGTAATAACCAataaccaatgttttaaaaatcggttttttagttgaatcgGTATGGTGACCGGTTTTCGGTTCAACCGGTTTGACCACCGGGTCAACCGGTTTCTATAGTTTTCATGTTTTTtcctattttcctacacatacatacatatataagtcatgaatttgatgtttacaaaattcaaacattaaaaatacataaaaaaaaaagttgtagaataatccaaatacattaaaataacacataaccataagttttagtgctTTACATTAATTCAtataagtcaaaaagaaaatgaagtataataacgtaacgaaatatagttttaaatgaaTATAAACACAtgaaaaactttataacatttatcatatgtttttatttagagaaaactaaatagatatgaaaaaaatcaccaaagtttattatataaattgttctttttcatgtatttttattcgatctaatcggttcaaccggtttattttgaccagTTCAACCGGTTTTTTttaaaaaccggccggttcaatccgcTTCAGAAAACAATGTAAAActggtgatagttgaaccgctccctccactggttcccggtccaaccggttcgactggccggttcaaaccggtttttaaaacattggtaatAACTTTCCGTTTTCTTTtgcaaaatacataaaattaataaaagacaaaattgcaaaaatggtccctgtggtatgcaaaattttggggttttagtccaaacagtgacttttttggtttcgtagtccttttggagtggtttgtatgtgaaaatggtccctccgaaaattgaaatgactataatacccttggggtatttatttttcatttttctttcatttttttttcattttttttaaacttaatatttatttatttattttaacaattaaaaaaataataaaggacccacctctctccctctctctctctcaataaaGCACACAGCTCATTTTTTCTTCCGATCTCAACTTCAACGAATACGAAGGGCGCGCTGCCACCTCCGACGATCTTTGAGGCAGCCACCGCACCACCTTCCATCGCCCTCCACTGGTCCGGTATTGCACCCCACCACCATTGCTCTGCCACTCCTTCCCCGTCTCACCTACGCACGTCGCCGATAACAAGAAATGAGAGCAAGACCGATGATTTGTGTTTCATGTTTTGTTATAGGTCCAGTTTCGTTTTTGTTTCTACAGTTTTTGTTATAGGTTCGGTTTCAATGATTTGTGTTTCATGTTTTGGTTCTGTTTGATATGGGTTTCATTTGATTTGGTTTTGCTATGAAGATGACGAACTTGTTCAGGAATAACTGAGAGAAGCCCAAAAGCATATTCAAGATTAGAAGCCTCTACATCAGAAAGCTTAGCTGAGAAGCCATGAAATCGATTTTTGGTTTAATTTAAAATCGATTTGGGGTTTAATTGTTTAACTTGAAGGTATTACAAATTTGGGATATATATTTGATTCTTCTGTAAATCTTAATCATTATCTAATCTTTTACAACAAATTGGAGAGAGGGGTGACCGAAGAGGGGAGGGTGGGGTGCAATAACCTGTTTCACAACAAGAACACTTCAAACAACCCATCATCTTCTCTAGCAATCTAAACCTAATTAACCTGTTTCACCTTCAAAAACATAACGAACACTACCCCCGAAAATCACCGCTATCTGATGTTGTAATATTTATACTTAAACAACCTCTTGAGTGTATAAGTACTGATTCTAGAAGAAGAAGAGTTATGGTGTTGATTTGGGGATGTATGAAGAATACGAAGAAGATGAAATTCTTcagcagagagagagagagagagagagagagagagagagagagagagagagagagagagagagagagagagagagagagaggtgggcccttttttatttttttaattgttaaaataaataaataaatattaaattttaagaataatgaaagaaaaatgaaaaataaataccccaagggtaatatagtcatttcaattttcggagggaccattttcacaaacaaaccattccaaaaggactacgaaaccaaaaaagtcactgtttggactaaaaccccaaaattttgcataccacagggaccatttttgcaattttgtcttaataAAATTAAGATTCCATTAAAAATAATACCTTTTTTTTTGCTTCTACTTCAAAATAGTTGATCTTTCttatatttgatgaaataaaTTTTGCTTCTATTTTTGTTTTAATGCGCCCGAATTCGagaaaatcaaaatcataaacattaaacaatgaaaAAAACTGATTTAATATAAACAATATcaaaaatataaatgtataatacTTTCTGGCTTTTGAATTTCGacacttcaaaaatcaaaacaaccAAGATATTTGACAATCAAGTAATTTGTTGTTTTAATGATACTGTCTGGATTCAagaaaataagaataaaaaagaATGAAAAATGATTTACTTCTAAAGTATAAATAGTAAATCAAATTCAAAAACAGAAATATGGGTTATGAGTATTGAGTGATTGTCTTGTGATTTATGAAGAAAGAAGTAAGAAGAATAAACCAGAAATCGATTGAATTAGTATTGAGGGTCGAGGTAATTTCTTCTAGATAAGTATTTTGGATTTAAGGCTTTTAgcaataaacatataaaaaaaatcaaaagattaAAGAATGTTGTTATTGTCTTATCGACCTGTGATAACAATAATTGGTGCAACATAGATTTTTGATTCCCAACGTTGAGGATAAAGGAACCAAAGCATCGCCTATTTTCCCTAGAATTTGATTCCGTTTTCCGATTTACCGACTGTGTCTATCTGTAATTTGTGTATCGTTCCCGCCTAACCTATTTGTACAATTGGGCCAAAAATTGAAGACGTGTTAAGGTAAATCAAGTAAAGTTTGGGTCTAGGATTTCGGCGAGCCCTGTTAATAGGCATCTTTTGAACATTGGTTGGTCCGATCCTACTCTTAAATTGACTATAGGAGGTCACCATGCTATttttttgaacaaatataaataACTTACCTTTTGAGTGAAAGCTTTTTAACAATTTAAATAATTCATTACACATGTATTACATCAACTTTTTAAATTCATTACACATTTGTTACATCAACTCTTTAAATTCATTACCTTTTGAACAATAAGTGTATGAGTTGACTCTCTCCAAGGGAGAGTCTTTTTGAAAAGAACATGTGAATGGAcacatatttttatttgtttggaCACATATTGGAAAAGTTAATGGTAGAAACAAACAAAGATACAATAGATCCACTGATATATCTTCTGAAAGTAACACTAATTTTTTCCATTACAGCATCCACCTTGTCCGTGCACTTTTGTAATGAAGTGGATAAATAAAAATTCATGTAATAAGACGATTAATCAACTTTATAAATGATCATCCAATGTGATAATCTTAAAGATAGTTTTCACATGTTGGGATTGCACTATGGCATAAGTGAAAACAATTCACCTTAACCCTTtctttcattcttgtgttttagaAATATTTATCTTAACCAAGATTCATCCTAATCATTTTAAATTCGCGCTTTCAAGTTTATTCGTGACAATTATGTTAATCCTTGCGAGTTATTCGCGAATTTTAGTATGTTTGCTAATTCACGGCTGATTtagcaatttttttttaataacaaaCTGTCTTTTATTGTTAGAAAAAATAACTTCGTGAATTCACAACGTAATTTTTGACACTTTGCATGGTcttttgtgataaaaaaaaagTCATAAACATATATTCCATAAAAAAAATAGTCATTAGTGAATAactcaaaaaagaaaaataaaaaaaattcaatctcCTTTAGTTTACCAACTATACTctctatataaaatatttcattccaaatttttccagattttttttttttttttcatttgggtTAAAATTTTCGATATTCACAACCAAGGTAGACCAGAGATGTTGATGCATATGACAGATAGAGTCAAAGCGTGCATGCCCTGCTCTGGTAGTAGCACGTGGGGATTAATAGTTTCACTTTCTTCAGATCCATCATCATCCTCCCGGCTGCCACCGCCACAACTACCCTTTGACTCCATGACACGCAATCACTCAAGCTTTATCTAAAATTTTCCGTTTTCATTTTCCCCAATTACAAACATCTAAAAATGACTATGTCGGCGATCATCCACTTTCAATCGCACAACACCGTCGTTCCTACCCCTCTCCAAATGGCATCGCCATCATCCGCCGCCCTCCGCCGCGTCTGCTTTCAACTTCCCTTCCGCCGTCTTCCTCCGTTGCCATCGCTTCGGTTGACATCGGTTGTTAGAGTTAGGGCTTTCTCTTCTGATGAGACGGAGCCCGAGATCTCAATCAGTGGCGAGAAGGTTTCTAATAAGCCTCCGATTTGTACTGCTGACGAGCTACACTATGTTTCTGTCAATAATTCCGACTGGAGACTTGCTTTATGGAGATACCATCCTTCTCCGCAGGTAACTTGTTAATGGAGACGAATCTTAGTTATATCTGACTTCTGATTTCGTATTTTGCTTATTCTGTTATTCATTATGTTATTACAGGCTAAATCGAGAAAGCATCCACTATTGTTGTTATCAGGGGTGGGAACAAATGCGATCGGGTACGATCTCTCACCTGAGGTGAGTTCGATTGTTTCTCCTTCTTTCCCTATTTACTATCATATACTGTATATCCTTGATTTTATATCAGTCAAGGGTAAaaaagatgagcatagatgagtGAGGCAAACATTAATAAGTTGTCTGCTAGTTTTTAGTGAGTAGTAACAACTGATGATAGATTCTAGGAGATTTGATACAAAAGAAGGGGAAAATGGAATCTACAAGCTACCAAAACCAGAGAGTGAAGCAAAAGggacatagtaaacaatcaacttCTAGTGAAAGATGAGATTATAAAAGAGGAAATGTGGTAGTTACCTTCATTCTTTATGTAATGAGGATAGATTATTAGATTCTAGGAGATTGAGAAATTACACTGTTTGCTTGCAGTCTTCATTTGCTCGATACATGTGTGAACAAGGATTCGACACCTGGATTCTCGAGGTTCGAGGAGCCGGCTTAAGCATGCACGGGTCCCACCCCAAAGACATTGAACAGTCAGCACACGCAATATCCAACCAGATGGAAGCCGTTGCTGTTTCCGGAGCAGAAACCGTTATATCCGCATCACAGTCTTCATCTAACAATACAAAGGAATCACCGATTCCACTGGAATCAGAGATTCCAGTGGAATTACCAACCGTCTGGGAGGAATCAATACTTGTCACTAAGTTAACCGAAACCCTCATAAACCTTTCAGATAGAGTATCCGGCTTCCTAAGTGAAGGTCAATCAAGACTAATCTCTGCTAAATTATTTGACCAATTTTCAAAACTCATAGGCGATTCTTTCCTAGCAGAACGTTTTAACGaaataaagaaaaacattttAGGTTTATTGGAATTAAAACAAACCTCAAGTGTTGCAAGTCAAATACAAGACCTGAGTCAAAAACTAATCAATATTATTGAAGAAGGTCAACGTTCTATTTCACCACCATTATTTGACCTTCAAGAACGTTTGACCACAACCATGGAAGACTTCCAGAAACAATTGGACATGATTGTCAAATATGATTGGGACTTCGATCATTACCTTGAAGAAGACGTTCCTGCTGCGGTGAGGTGACATTAATATAgaatttcccattttacccttttgtatCTACAGATATATTATTAAACAAATCTTGTTTCTAAATTATAACAACAGATGGAATATATAAAAGCGCATACTAAACCGGAAGATGGTAAATTAGTTGCTGTAGGACACTCCATGGGTGGCATTTTGCTATATTCCATGCTATCACGATTCggtaaatattaataatatttactattTTGCCCTTCTAGTTTTTTCTTAAAccaacttttaaaatatttttaattctCATTCTAAAGGTGCTGAAGGAAGAGAACCAGGGTTGGCTGCGATTGTTACTTTGGCATCTTCACTTGATTACACTTCTTCAAAATCAACACTAAAGTTACTGGTACCACTTGTAAGTGAATATATCTTATGATTTACCTTTTTACATATGACTagattataatttatttatttgtttatgcaGGCGGACCCCGCACAGGTGCTGAATGTGCCTATTGTTCCTTTAGGAGCAATGTTAACAGCTGCATATCCTCTAACATCGCGTCCTCCTTATGTTTTATCATGGCTTAATCATATGATATCAGCACAAGACATGATGCATCCAGAGTTATTGAAAAAGCTAGTATTAAACAATTTCTGTAAGCATATCGTATTTTTCTAGGATATTGTTtagtaataataaataaaataatttaatgaGATTTTAAATTTGTTGAAGGTACAATACCTGCTAAACTGTTGTTGCAGCTGACATCAGCATTTCGTGAGGGTGGTTTGTGTGACAGAAGTGGGAAATTTTTTTATAAAGATCATATTCATAAAATCAATGTTCCTGTGTTGGCCATTGCAGGGGATCGAGATGCCATATGCCCCCCTGAAGCTGTACAGGGTAAGCTGTCTAAATGTTTTGAAACTACCCTTGTACTTTTGAGAAAATGGCGGTTTCTACTCTTCATTGATATTTGATAATGTTGTTGTTATTGAATTGACAGAAACAGCGAAGCTGATTCCTGAGGGGTTGGTTAGTTATAAACTATTTGGTGAACCGGATGGCCCACATTATGCGCATTATGATTTGGTTGGAGGGCGATTGGTAATACCTCCatacttttttttaaaattttttttttgtgatataGCTGATCTCTGCAATTCTGGCTGTTATTTGAGATGaggaccaaaattgtaaaaattagctatactcagggaccaaagatgtaatttagttaaaaaaaatattaagggtgTGTGGTTTGAATGAATGCAGGCGGTTAATGAAGTGTATCCATGTGTTGTGGAATTTCTGAGTAGTTATGATGAAATTGAAAAATGATATTATTATGAAGGAAATGAAGGAAGGTTTATTGAGTgaaggaagatcgaagaaacatatcATATGGTTGTCCAGAATGTAGATAGATAGTTTGTGAATGAAAAATATATAGTAAGATCGATGTTGTATCATAATTCATGCGAAAAATATTGTACAAGTTAATTAATCTGTCAAGCAAAAGTGTTGTTTTAATTTAAACTAGAATTGTTTATTTGGAGAAATCAATTTGTTGATGATGAATGAGTTGAGTATTTGGCATTGCTTGCAAGTACCAAAATATCCTATTTGGTGTTTGGATGTGCCTCGTGAAATTGCTTAATAAATAATTTatgcatttttgtttttttaatacaacataaaatatattGTATATCTTTTAAATCTGTTTATagtattaaatttcttttatgGATCCGAAGCAAGTACGATTTCAACATAGATCAATGAATGCCTTCCACACTGTTGGATAGAATTTTGATAGTTAATGTTACGTTTGTTTGCTAAATAGAATTTTGATAGTTAATGTTACGTTTGATAGCTAAAAATTAACCATATATAATAATTGGAACTTACAGAAGAATATGAAACAGGTTCAATTTCATGTAGTTCTGATTGTGAGATTTCACATTTCTTTGTCCGATAAACACTCGACCACGTTAGAAGGATCCAACAAGTtaatttttatggtatatatgtttatataagTTTTCTCCAGATGTATACATATACCATGCTTATCTATACAAGTATACAACATTACTACTACATTAGCCACCACATGCGTACGTACATGTCTTTTGAATTTAAATAGAAAGTATTTAACGTTTATTTGCGCTTCTTGTCCTTAACTCGTCCTCTTGGGATCTTGTTTAGGACTTTGGAATCAAATTTCTTCAACACCTTCTTTGCATCTTTGCTCCCTTTGCGTATGAGGCGATCAACTTCTTGCTCGTATTGTTCATACAATACTGGTAAAGTTCCAAGACAAATAAAACCTACATAGACATAGAGAATGCAAACCCAAACATATATAAGATCAACATTCATTCGGGTTTTTGAGCTAATAATTAACCATATATAATAATTGGAACTTACAGaagaacaagagattcaaagaaCTGAAATAACTGCCAAGAACTGAAATCATCCATAAAGATCCGATCACCTACAAGACGATCATATATGAAAATTTCTTCATGAATATTTAATATTAGAGTAAAGAAACATAGTTTAAATGCATGCGTACCAAGAAAAACTCAATGAAATTTTCCCCGCTTGAGATCTCATAGAATCGGAGTAAGACCCAATTTACTTTCCTATACAACCATCTGAATACAGATTCTTGTATCGTTATCTCATGTATATCAGGAAGATCCCTACATAGTACAAATTCAAAACaagttattttataaaattatttctCCTTTTGGGAAATCTGTATCATAAGGTGTAAAAAAACATTACCAATTGGCGAATTTTGCTGCTGTGTATGTGAGAAAGACGATCAACATAACAAGGATCGAGATGTGACAGATTAAAGAAACAAAGTTGTACTCAACAACCTCAAAGAGAAACCAGATCATCGTAATTCCTAGCAGAATTGCTGCTGACAAGCTTTTGTTTCTCCATAAAAGTAAGTTTGCAACTGCGACATAAATCAATTAAACACAACATTAATTTAGGAAAGCTAGCCATCTTGTTAATCACAAGAGGTTTCATTATTTTGATACATAATGTCAATaaaataacttcaaatttaatctCAATATATGGTGGTCAacgtatatttaaaaaaaaaaaacttaatacaTTATTGAAATAACAAGTTTTTTTAGAGATACCTTGTCCTCCACCAAGTAAGGAATGTACAGATCTTTCACGACCAAACAATTTGGTAGTTGGAGCATTATGATCGTTGGAGTCTTCTGCTTCAGAAGAAGAATATATCAACATGTTTAAAGGGATCGTATGAAATTCAAGAAATGTAAATTTTGATGTTCATGTGTGTACGTGTTATTTGGATTTTAGGAAAGATGCATAGTTTATATAATCAAAATTAGGGTTCCAAGCTTTGTATTCAAGAAATCTTTAAAGTTGGAAGAAAGGGATGACTTTGGAATGAGTTGTCTCCTCACTATGACATGAACAAAACTAACAAATTGAATTTATGGTTGTCTTATTTATCCGGTTATATGATAAGATTaacaaagaaaatattttctaTACTACattatatacaagtatcacatgtCTAATCTATATCTAGTTTACATCAATACCTTTATGGTTATTCATTTCCAAAGATAACCCCTAGACCCCAATCCCTTTTGTCGCCAAAACATGTTCAAATACGAATGTTTCTATTTATTCTAACTATCTCTATAAAAAAATAGTATatcctaataaataaatattatttttgctAAATATCAACTTTTCATTGAATTTGACACATCATTTTCTTGAAACTTTAGAATTTTTTTTCACTTGttacttttttttaattcaaatgtCACATATTAAATGTCAcctcatattaattaattttattaatataataattaatatatattaccGTATATAGTATGAATCCCTATATTTTAGGTTTGGAACAAAAACGAAAaaacaatttatttaaaatacatattgaattataataaaaaattattgtcTCTTTTGAAAATCAAAACTCTTAAATAAACGAGTTAAATTCATAAAGTTGAAaattagttttattattattaaggtTTGAATCAAAATTTGCAAATCACAATCATGAAATCAAACATCTTTAATGATACTTTGTAAACAAAGTCTGCtacttattttatttttgattatatttaaaaaaaataattctacatatacaaaaaaaaacattatacatTTTGACATTAACTCTTTTTTTATGGGCCATATTGACAAACAAAAATTTGTGTCCATCAATATATGATTTATCAAAATTTAGTTTACATGtataaatataaatttgaattatgtctctattttattttttgttttataatatcTATATTATTAATTACTATTATTCTTAATTTTTTAGTTGTTCAATTAATTTGATATCAACAAAAcatattatgttatttttataaatttttatatttaaacattgattatatataatGACATTTTTTAATCAATATAAATTAAGCATTTATATAATAGTAGTTTTTTactttaaaaactaaaaaaatagctACTCAATCAAGACGCATGAAAATGTGACTTTactttaaaaactaaaaaaaatacctAATATAAAGGTGTGAAAACGGAATATGTTAAAGTGCAATGTATTTATGAAACTTAACCTCAATATCCACGTTGTTGCTGAATGggtgttggtgaattcataaaaaATCACGGGTCTTGGTGGTTGCTTTGTTGTCATATTTATTAATGCTTAAGTATTTTCTTGGGGCTATGTCGTTGTACTATTATGTGTTAGCATGGTGATTTGAATACACCATAAGTTGCTTCAACAAATGGTTTGAGTTCCTTGGGTTTTAGTTGTACAAAATTTGTCCCTTTTGCTGCATTGTGCTGAAGGGTATAAATGTCATTATGATCAAGTAGTGACTTTCGAATATGAATTACTTTATCAATCGTATAGATTGAATTACCTACTTATTCATCATTTcgtttgtatttattttaaattttactttaaaaaatgCTTAATatttacacttttttttaatcaacccgtatagtACAAGGGTCTCACACCTAACactaaaatatataataaaaagagAAATTGCAAATTTGGTCTGTATGTTTCACTTGATTTCTTTGGTTATTCAAATAATGGATTTGATCATTTTGGCCTAATTTATTTGTGGATTAAATGTAAATTACAAATATTGTGAATGTATGACCAATCATGGACCATTGGATTAAAAAAGAAATCTAAAGTTGTGATCTTTAATGACATGAtcgtaaataaaatgaaaaaattaattAGTTTATAAAATTAAACTATCTATAAGGGTACGCATACATGTACACACAATATACTTGCAACTTTTTATTCCCTTTCCCttgaaaaatgattttcttttctttaacATGAGAATGATTAAGAATAAACCTTTataattaagaatgaattgtTGTGGCTTATTCTATATTATTCTTATGCTTAAGAATTACATTTTTCTTAACAATTCtcatgcttatatatatatatatatcgaaaagTGAATTTTCTCTGCAAGGTATATAAGTTTGGATACCCAAACCCACAATACTATCATATATGTATTACattgttcttaaacttcaacccctaacttgatttatttccaaaattttcgaaattttatTATTATCTTTCTCTTATATCACATCTTACTATCGAACACCTATCAGGTTATATTTTTTATAGTTGCAAATGAAAATTTGTAAGATGAAGATAATGATGGAATTCTGGAaatatttcaagttagcaattgAATTTTAAGAACTTTGAGCAATTATAATGCATATGTGATACAAAGCAATGTAGTATGATGAGTTTTGGTACCTAAACTTATATATGTTGTAGGGTATCTTcatttttcctatatatatatatatatatatatatatatatatatatatatatatatatatatagacacacacacacacacaaacacacacacatacacacacaaacacacacatacacacattatattattatacaaaccttactatttttaaaaacaaatttaAGATGTCAAAGTGTTTAAGCTTAAAGTACAACAAACACTCAATAAGATAATATTAAATGTTAAATAGTGAAAAATTATTAGCTGAAAGTATAACCAAACACACGAATTTTAACCAAGACCTCTATAGTTTTGATCCAAAAGTTGTATCTTACAATATCTGCAAATATCTCTCCGTTCTGGCTAGTCTTCCCTTATATCTAGAATCTTTTTGCTGAACTTATCCATCATG
The genomic region above belongs to Lactuca sativa cultivar Salinas chromosome 4, Lsat_Salinas_v11, whole genome shotgun sequence and contains:
- the LOC111894474 gene encoding uncharacterized protein LOC111894474 isoform X1 — protein: MTMSAIIHFQSHNTVVPTPLQMASPSSAALRRVCFQLPFRRLPPLPSLRLTSVVRVRAFSSDETEPEISISGEKVSNKPPICTADELHYVSVNNSDWRLALWRYHPSPQAKSRKHPLLLLSGVGTNAIGYDLSPESSFARYMCEQGFDTWILEVRGAGLSMHGSHPKDIEQSAHAISNQMEAVAVSGAETVISASQSSSNNTKESPIPLESEIPVELPTVWEESILVTKLTETLINLSDRVSGFLSEGQSRLISAKLFDQFSKLIGDSFLAERFNEIKKNILGLLELKQTSSVASQIQDLSQKLINIIEEGQRSISPPLFDLQERLTTTMEDFQKQLDMIVKYDWDFDHYLEEDVPAAMEYIKAHTKPEDGKLVAVGHSMGGILLYSMLSRFGAEGREPGLAAIVTLASSLDYTSSKSTLKLLVPLADPAQVLNVPIVPLGAMLTAAYPLTSRPPYVLSWLNHMISAQDMMHPELLKKLVLNNFCTIPAKLLLQLTSAFREGGLCDRSGKFFYKDHIHKINVPVLAIAGDRDAICPPEAVQETAKLIPEGLVSYKLFGEPDGPHYAHYDLVGGRLAVNEVYPCVVEFLSSYDEIEK
- the LOC111894474 gene encoding uncharacterized protein LOC111894474 isoform X2; translated protein: MTMSAIIHFQSHNTVVPTPLQMASPSSAALRRVCFQLPFRRLPPLPSLRLTSVVRVRAFSSDETEPEISISGEKVSNKPPICTADELHYVSVNNSDWRLALWRYHPSPQAKSRKHPLLLLSGVGTNAIGYDLSPESSFARYMCEQGFDTWILEVRGAGLSMHGSHPKDIEQSAHAISNQMEAVAVSGAETVISASQSSSNNTKESPIPLESEIPVELPTVWEESILVTKLTETLINLSDRVSGFLSEERFNEIKKNILGLLELKQTSSVASQIQDLSQKLINIIEEGQRSISPPLFDLQERLTTTMEDFQKQLDMIVKYDWDFDHYLEEDVPAAMEYIKAHTKPEDGKLVAVGHSMGGILLYSMLSRFGAEGREPGLAAIVTLASSLDYTSSKSTLKLLVPLADPAQVLNVPIVPLGAMLTAAYPLTSRPPYVLSWLNHMISAQDMMHPELLKKLVLNNFCTIPAKLLLQLTSAFREGGLCDRSGKFFYKDHIHKINVPVLAIAGDRDAICPPEAVQETAKLIPEGLVSYKLFGEPDGPHYAHYDLVGGRLAVNEVYPCVVEFLSSYDEIEK
- the LOC111894474 gene encoding uncharacterized protein LOC111894474 isoform X3, with the translated sequence MTMSAIIHFQSHNTVVPTPLQMASPSSAALRRVCFQLPFRRLPPLPSLRLTSVVRVRAFSSDETEPEISISGEKVSNKPPICTADELHYVSVNNSDWRLALWRYHPSPQAKSRKHPLLLLSGVGTNAIGYDLSPESSFARYMCEQGFDTWILEVRGAGLSMHGSHPKDIEQSAHAISNQMEAVAVSGAETVISASQSSSNNTKESPIPLESEIPVELPTVWEESILVTKLTETLINLSDRVSGFLSEGLLELKQTSSVASQIQDLSQKLINIIEEGQRSISPPLFDLQERLTTTMEDFQKQLDMIVKYDWDFDHYLEEDVPAAMEYIKAHTKPEDGKLVAVGHSMGGILLYSMLSRFGAEGREPGLAAIVTLASSLDYTSSKSTLKLLVPLADPAQVLNVPIVPLGAMLTAAYPLTSRPPYVLSWLNHMISAQDMMHPELLKKLVLNNFCTIPAKLLLQLTSAFREGGLCDRSGKFFYKDHIHKINVPVLAIAGDRDAICPPEAVQETAKLIPEGLVSYKLFGEPDGPHYAHYDLVGGRLAVNEVYPCVVEFLSSYDEIEK
- the LOC111894427 gene encoding reticulon-like protein B9 translates to MLIYSSSEAEDSNDHNAPTTKLFGRERSVHSLLGGGQVANLLLWRNKSLSAAILLGITMIWFLFEVVEYNFVSLICHISILVMLIVFLTYTAAKFANWDLPDIHEITIQESVFRWLYRKVNWVLLRFYEISSGENFIEFFLVIGSLWMISVLGSYFSSLNLLFFCFICLGTLPVLYEQYEQEVDRLIRKGSKDAKKVLKKFDSKVLNKIPRGRVKDKKRK